A genome region from Nitrospira sp. includes the following:
- a CDS encoding twin-arginine translocase TatA/TatE family subunit, whose product MFGLGAGEILIILVIAFLLFGPKQLPEIGRQVGKAVKGFKETADDLKKTVEPEINMIQQEMKMVEQDFESSMKEAEEQINHATSGVEQGAEESGLPKQA is encoded by the coding sequence ATGTTCGGTCTTGGCGCTGGTGAAATTCTCATAATCCTGGTCATTGCCTTCCTGCTCTTCGGGCCCAAGCAGTTGCCTGAGATCGGACGTCAGGTGGGTAAGGCCGTCAAGGGATTTAAGGAAACGGCAGACGATCTGAAGAAGACCGTTGAGCCTGAGATCAATATGATTCAGCAAGAAATGAAAATGGTGGAGCAGGATTTCGAGTCGTCGATGAAGGAAGCGGAAGAACAAATCAACCACGCAACATCGGGCGTAGAGCAGGGGGCAGAGGAATCGGGTTTGCCCAAGCAGGCTTAA
- the tatA gene encoding twin-arginine translocase TatA/TatE family subunit, with translation MFGSFGWMELLLILIIVLIIFGAGKIPQLGEGLGKAIKGFKKSVHEADAIDVTATEAEPAPAQPAAQIQQTGQPATPPPAQQAGAAPPPRTTQG, from the coding sequence ATGTTTGGTTCGTTTGGCTGGATGGAGCTGTTGCTGATTCTCATCATCGTTCTGATTATCTTCGGTGCCGGGAAAATTCCTCAGCTCGGGGAGGGATTAGGTAAGGCAATCAAGGGGTTTAAGAAATCGGTTCACGAAGCGGATGCCATTGACGTCACGGCCACCGAGGCGGAACCCGCCCCGGCTCAGCCTGCGGCACAGATCCAGCAAACCGGACAGCCGGCGACACCGCCGCCTGCGCAGCAGGCCGGTGCAGCTCCACCGCCACGAACGACGCAGGGGTAA
- a CDS encoding class I SAM-dependent methyltransferase → MTPLEDPDALPQPLGEYKPVDYWQAHINTLFYQLRGDQQRSFYQTFTSADYRLAHALAADYFEQVTKRDKKIAATRGTSGGPAATPSTDSSSQPQLTVMEWGPGNGNLAACFLSHLQRLDKDGRVYPRVRYLLVDSQAHALDRARAHPDLIPHLAKVESLCAEVENMTTIADGTVDRILCNELWNELATKLMVKKAGEFEEEHLRPNLNEHKAAAIADWSGFIRAFDEKDIERLKQFPPFLDDLIWEREYHKVDWKDVPYRKTITEFMKAIDDEVLVPVNLGAFASLKEAKRVLAPDAVGFSSFDAGTADMDVLNDPDKPCYGQFGGQYSFMVNLALIQAVAKHLGLNSVTIETQREFVGSRLVTNVMTLMDLLACHPMVGSKVPAWELDRLTVKTIRTLNETYESPYQRKIEFPLRSEMPAEERDATQAILLSLKPNGVPDTIAYITEEELSQAQPELEDLGYEREAVLMALGAPPSPVEYYHFACRP, encoded by the coding sequence ATGACGCCGTTAGAGGATCCCGACGCACTGCCGCAACCGCTTGGGGAGTACAAGCCGGTCGACTATTGGCAGGCTCATATCAATACGCTGTTTTATCAGTTGCGGGGCGACCAGCAACGCAGTTTCTACCAGACATTCACCTCGGCCGACTATCGATTGGCGCACGCGCTGGCGGCCGACTATTTCGAACAGGTCACCAAGCGTGACAAGAAAATCGCTGCGACCCGTGGGACATCAGGCGGGCCGGCTGCGACGCCGTCCACCGATTCCAGTTCCCAGCCACAGTTAACGGTCATGGAGTGGGGGCCCGGCAACGGCAATCTGGCCGCCTGCTTTCTCAGTCATCTGCAGCGTCTCGATAAGGACGGGCGGGTATATCCGCGTGTGCGGTATCTGTTGGTCGATTCCCAGGCCCACGCGTTGGACCGGGCGCGTGCCCATCCGGATCTGATTCCCCATCTGGCGAAGGTGGAGTCGTTGTGTGCGGAGGTCGAGAACATGACGACCATTGCCGATGGCACCGTCGACCGTATTCTGTGCAACGAACTCTGGAATGAGTTGGCGACCAAGCTCATGGTCAAGAAGGCCGGCGAGTTCGAAGAGGAGCACCTCCGGCCGAACCTCAATGAGCATAAGGCCGCAGCGATCGCCGATTGGTCGGGATTTATCCGCGCCTTCGACGAGAAGGACATCGAACGACTGAAACAATTCCCGCCCTTTCTGGACGATCTGATCTGGGAGCGCGAATACCACAAGGTGGACTGGAAAGACGTCCCCTATCGCAAGACGATCACCGAGTTCATGAAGGCGATCGACGATGAGGTGTTAGTGCCGGTCAATCTCGGGGCCTTTGCCTCCCTCAAGGAAGCGAAGCGGGTGCTGGCCCCGGATGCGGTGGGTTTCAGCAGCTTCGATGCCGGGACGGCGGATATGGACGTACTTAACGATCCGGACAAGCCCTGTTACGGCCAGTTCGGCGGTCAGTACAGCTTCATGGTGAACCTGGCCTTGATTCAGGCGGTGGCCAAGCATCTGGGTCTGAACTCGGTCACGATTGAAACGCAGCGCGAGTTTGTCGGGAGTCGGCTGGTCACCAATGTGATGACGCTGATGGATTTGCTGGCCTGTCACCCAATGGTCGGTTCAAAGGTGCCGGCATGGGAACTGGATCGGCTCACGGTCAAAACCATCCGCACCTTGAACGAGACCTATGAGAGTCCGTATCAACGCAAGATCGAGTTCCCCTTGCGCAGTGAGATGCCGGCCGAGGAGCGCGACGCAACGCAGGCTATCCTGCTCTCTCTCAAACCGAACGGGGTCCCGGATACCATTGCGTATATCACTGAAGAAGAATTAAGTCAGGCACAACCGGAGTTGGAGGATTTGGGCTATGAGCGCGAGGCGGTGCTGATGGCGCTCGGGGCACCCCCGAGTCCTGTCGAGTATTATCACTTTGCCTGTCGTCCGTAA